A region of the Fischerella sp. PCC 9605 genome:
TTAGCCATCGCAGCGAAAGCAAAGGCAATGAAGGGCGAAGGAATAGATATTTGTAGTTTCAGTGCTGGCGAACCAGACTTTGATACTCCAGCGCACATCAAAGCTGCTGCACAAAAAGCATTGGATGAAGGCAAAACTAAGTATGGTGCTGCTGCTGGTGAACCAAAGTTAAGAGAAGCGATCGCCAAGAAATTAAAAACCGAAAATGGTCTAGATTATAAAGCCGAAAATGTTATTGTCACCAATGGTGGTAAACATTCCCTGTTTAACTTAATGCTGGCAGCGATCGAACCTGGTGACGAGGTAATTATCCCTGCTCCCTATTGGTTAAGTTATCCGGAAATGGTAACGCTCGCTGGTGGTATTTCCGTAATTGTTCCTACAACTGCATCCACAGGGTATAAAATCACACCTGAGCAATTGCGACAGTCAATCACTCCCAAAAGCAAATTATTTATCCTCAACTCACCGTCTAACCCTACGGGTATGGTGTACACGCCAGAGGAAATTAAAGCCCTAGCAGAAATTATAGTTGAAGCAGATATCTTTGTCGTCTCCGATGAAATTTACGAAAAGATTCTCTACGACGGTGCAAAGCACCTCACCATTGGTTCGCTGGGAGACGAAATATTTGCCCGCACTATTATCAGCAACGGTTTTGCCAAAGCTTACTCAATGACAGGATGGCGGATTGGTTATTTGGCAGGGCCAGTTGACGCGATCAAAGCCACAACTACCATCCAAAGTCATAGTACCTCAAATATATGCACCTTTGCCCAATATGGGGCGATCGCAGCTTTGGAAGATTCCCAAGACTGTGTAGAACAAATGCGTCAAGCTTTCGCCAAACGCCGCCAGGTAATGCTGGAAAGACTCAACGCCATACCCGGATTGAGTTGTCCCAAACCAGACGGCGCATTTTATCTATTTCCTGATATCAGCAAAACTGGACTAAAATCTTTAGATTTTAGTGATGCTTTGCTAGAAGAACAGCAAGTGGCAGTAATTCCCGGTATTGCTTTTGGTGCTGATGACAACATTCGCCTTTCCTACGCTACCGATATGGCAACGATTGAAAAGGGAATGGATCGGTTAGAGAAGTTTGTCAAGTCCCGGATTTAGTCTTTACTTTGTGTCTTAGTGTCTTGGTGGTTTAAACACAAAGACGCTAAGACACCAAGTGCGATCGCCAGATGAATTACTGACGCGGCTATTTACTGGGATTAGCTTGTTTGTTGAGGAATTTTGGGGTGTTATCAGGTTCTAGGAATCTCACTGCTCGTAAAACAGGTTTAATGATGTTTTTAACTGGCTGAGGGAATGTTCTTTTAACAAATCGAAAAATTGGACTACGTTTAATTT
Encoded here:
- a CDS encoding pyridoxal phosphate-dependent aminotransferase; this translates as MKLAGRVSQVTPSMTLAIAAKAKAMKGEGIDICSFSAGEPDFDTPAHIKAAAQKALDEGKTKYGAAAGEPKLREAIAKKLKTENGLDYKAENVIVTNGGKHSLFNLMLAAIEPGDEVIIPAPYWLSYPEMVTLAGGISVIVPTTASTGYKITPEQLRQSITPKSKLFILNSPSNPTGMVYTPEEIKALAEIIVEADIFVVSDEIYEKILYDGAKHLTIGSLGDEIFARTIISNGFAKAYSMTGWRIGYLAGPVDAIKATTTIQSHSTSNICTFAQYGAIAALEDSQDCVEQMRQAFAKRRQVMLERLNAIPGLSCPKPDGAFYLFPDISKTGLKSLDFSDALLEEQQVAVIPGIAFGADDNIRLSYATDMATIEKGMDRLEKFVKSRI